The following are from one region of the Centropristis striata isolate RG_2023a ecotype Rhode Island chromosome 19, C.striata_1.0, whole genome shotgun sequence genome:
- the orai1b gene encoding calcium release-activated calcium channel protein 1, whose amino-acid sequence MNSSNMSLNEHSLQALSWRKLYLSRAKLKASSRTSALLSGFAMVAMVEVQLDNSYPYPPALLIAFSACTTVLVAVHLFALMVSTCILPNIEAVSNVHNLNSVKESPHERMHRHIELAWAFSTVIGTLLFLAEVVLLCWVKFLPVKPKSSNNTISAGVAAAITSTSIMVPFGLVFIVFAVHFYRSLVSHKTDRQFQELEELSNLTRLQNELDNRGESSILQSPSSHFP is encoded by the exons ATGAACAGCAGCAACATGAGCCTGAACGAGCATTCACTGCAGGCTCTGTCTTGGAGGAAGCTGTACCTGAGTCGAGCTAAACTGAAGGCTTCTAGTCGGACATCAGCTCTGCTTTCTGGATTTGCTATG GTGGCTATGGTTGAAGTGCAGCTGGACAACAGCTATCCTTATCCACCTGCTCTCCTTATTGCCTTCAGTGCCTgcaccactgtgcttgtggctGTCCACCTGTTCGCTCTGATGGTCAGCACATGCATTTTGCCCAATATAGAGGCTGTGAGCAACGTCCACAACCTCAACTCTGTGAAGGAGTCTCCACATGAGCGGATGCACCGACACATTGAACTGGCATGGGCTTTTTCAACAGTTATAGGTACTTTACTATTCCTAGCCGAGGTGGTTCTACTCTGCTGGGTAAAGTTTTTGCCCGTTAAGCCCAAGTCCAGCAATAATACAATTTCAGCTGGAGTGGCTGCTGCTATTACGTCCACCTCAATTATGGTGCCCTTTGGTTTAGTCTTCATAGTCTTTGCTGTGCATTTCTACCGCTCATTGGTCAGCCACAAGACTGACAGACAGTttcaggagctggaggagctctCTAATCTCACCAGGCTACAAAACGAGCTGGACAACAGAGGAGAGTCTTCAATCTTGCAGTCTCCAAGCTCACATTTCCCATAG
- the morn3 gene encoding MORN repeat-containing protein 3 isoform X1, whose protein sequence is MPYFKTSQRNPPLSTLLDIQTQKCGQRGTVFSVNGNEYTGEWQDNKKHGNGTQVWKYGAIYNGEWKYGKRDGDGTYSVLVPETKQYARKYCGGWKNGKKHGYGKYFYNNSAVYEGEWSEDLRSGWGRMCHESGDIYEGEWMNDKNHGQGIIRFANGNWYKGSWRDGKKNGNGKFYYSEKGQLYEGFWVDGVAKCGTLSDFGRNEAPTLTKYPIPQIQLVDMQLVLREAQSAYTERINSKFPLHDTLTDKE, encoded by the exons AtgccatattttaaaacatCTCAAAGAAATCCACCATTGTCAACATTATTGGATATTCAGACACAGAAATGTGGACAGAGGGGCACAGTTTTCTCAGTCAATGGAAATGAATACACTGGAGAGTGGCAGGACAACAAGAAGCACG gGAACGGAACTCAGGTGTGGAAGTATGGTGCCATTTATAATGGAGAGTGGAAATATGGAAAACGTGATGGAGATGGTACCTACAGTGTGCTGGTCCCAGAAACAAAGCAATATGCAAGGAAGTACTGTGGTGGatggaaaaatggaaagaaacat GGGTATGGGAAGTATTTCTACAACAACTCAGCAGTTTATGAGGGGGAGTGGAGTGAGGACCTTCGAAGTGGCTGGGGAAGGATGTGCCATGAGAGCGGAGATATCTATGAGGGAGAGTGGATGAACGATAAGAATCATGGACAGGGCATCATCCGATTTG CAAATGGAAATTGGTATAAAGGCTCCTGGCGAGATGGCAAGAAGAATGGTAATGGAAAGTTCTACTATTCTGAAAAAGGCCAGCTTTATGAAGGCTTTTGGGTGGATGGAGTCGCAAAATGTGGGACCCTGTCTGATTTTGGGAGGAATGAAGCACCAACACTGACAAAGTATCCAATTCCACAG ataCAGCTGGTGGATATGCAGTTGGTTTTAAGGGAAGCCCAGTCAGCCTACACTGAGAGGATCAACAGCAAGTTTCCACTCCATGACACATTAACCgataaagaataa
- the morn3 gene encoding MORN repeat-containing protein 3 isoform X2, giving the protein MPYFKTSQRNPPLSTLLDIQTQKCGQRGTVFSVNGNEYTGEWQDNKKHGNGTQGYGKYFYNNSAVYEGEWSEDLRSGWGRMCHESGDIYEGEWMNDKNHGQGIIRFANGNWYKGSWRDGKKNGNGKFYYSEKGQLYEGFWVDGVAKCGTLSDFGRNEAPTLTKYPIPQIQLVDMQLVLREAQSAYTERINSKFPLHDTLTDKE; this is encoded by the exons AtgccatattttaaaacatCTCAAAGAAATCCACCATTGTCAACATTATTGGATATTCAGACACAGAAATGTGGACAGAGGGGCACAGTTTTCTCAGTCAATGGAAATGAATACACTGGAGAGTGGCAGGACAACAAGAAGCACG gGAACGGAACTCAG GGGTATGGGAAGTATTTCTACAACAACTCAGCAGTTTATGAGGGGGAGTGGAGTGAGGACCTTCGAAGTGGCTGGGGAAGGATGTGCCATGAGAGCGGAGATATCTATGAGGGAGAGTGGATGAACGATAAGAATCATGGACAGGGCATCATCCGATTTG CAAATGGAAATTGGTATAAAGGCTCCTGGCGAGATGGCAAGAAGAATGGTAATGGAAAGTTCTACTATTCTGAAAAAGGCCAGCTTTATGAAGGCTTTTGGGTGGATGGAGTCGCAAAATGTGGGACCCTGTCTGATTTTGGGAGGAATGAAGCACCAACACTGACAAAGTATCCAATTCCACAG ataCAGCTGGTGGATATGCAGTTGGTTTTAAGGGAAGCCCAGTCAGCCTACACTGAGAGGATCAACAGCAAGTTTCCACTCCATGACACATTAACCgataaagaataa
- the tmem120b gene encoding transmembrane protein 120B, which produces MSKPKFQTEWEEIDEEYQQLQETHKIYRQKLEELTNLQTTCSSAISKQRKCLKDLRSSLTKCSKACDEEELKLIMDIKTQIKDKENVFFDMEAYLPKKNGLYLSLVLGNVNVTLLSNQAKFAYKDEYEKFKLYMTIILMFGAITCLFFLNCRVTDEIFNFLLVWYYCTLTIRESILMSNGSRIKGWWVSHHYVSTFLSGVMLTWPEGPMYQMFRSQFLAFSIYQSFVQFLQYYYQSGCLYRLRALGERNQLDLTVEGFQSWMWRGLTFLLPFLFFGHFWQLYNSVTLFRLGGREDCKEWQVFMLALTFLVLFLGNFLTTVKVVHQKVQKNQEKVQKSD; this is translated from the exons ATGTCCAAACCGAAGTTTCAGACTGAGTGGGAGGAAATTGATGAGGAATATCAACAATTACAG GAAACTCACAAGATCTACAGACAAAAACTTGAGGAGCTCACCAATCTTCAGACAACATGCAGCAGTGCCATcagtaaacagagaaaatgcTTAAAAGACCTAAGGAGCAGCTTGACCAA GTGTTCAAAAGCATGTGATGAGGAAGAATTAAAACTTATAATGGACATCAAAACACAAAtcaaagataaagaaaatgtcTTCTTCGATATGGAAGCGTATTTGCCAAAGAAAAACGG gctgTACCTGAGTTTGGTCCTGGGCAACGTGAACGTAACGCTTCTCAGCAACCAGGCGAA GTTCGCCTACAAAGATGAGTATGAGAAGTTCAAGCTTTATATGACCATAATCCTAATGTTTGGAGCAATAACCTGCCTCTTCTTTCTCAACTGTCG GGTCACTGATGAAATCTTCAACTTTTTGCTGGTGTGGTACTATTGTACATTAACCATAAGGGAAAGCATCCTCATGAGCAACGGCTCCAG GATCAAAGGTTGGTGGGTGTCTCACCATTATGTATCCACCTTTCTGTCAGGTGTAATGCTCACCTG GCCGGAGGGGCCCATGTATCAGATGTTCAGAAGCCAGTTCCTCGCTTTCTCCATCTATCAGA GCTTTGTCCAGTTCCTCCAGTATTACTACCAGAGTGGCTGCTTATACAGGCTGCGAGCTCTGGGAGAGAGAAATCAGCTGGACCTCACAGTGG AGGGATTTCAGTCCTGGATGTGGAGAGGCCTCACTTTTCTTTTgccatttctcttttttggccaC TTTTGGCAGCTCTACAACTCTGTGACCCTGTTTCGCTTGGGAGGACGTGAGGACTGTAAGGAGTGGCAG GTATTTATGCTGGCACTGACATTTCTCGTCCTGTTCCTGGGAAATTTTCTCACCACGGTAAAAGTCGTCCACCAAAAGGTTCAGAAAAATCAGGAAAAGGTGCAAAAAAGTGACTGA
- the rhof gene encoding rho-related GTP-binding protein RhoF, with translation MTQKGGGTANGTTKKVQELKIVIVGDGGCGKTSLLMVYAKGDFPEKYAPSVFEKYVTTISVGGKEIKLNLYDTAGQDDYDRLRPLSYQEVDLVLVCFDVTNPTSYENVMIKWHPEVKHFCRDTPVILIGCKTDLRKDKECARKLKALAQDPITYIQGEETRQQMNAELYLECSAKYQENVEDIFREATKRTLAFNKKQKKHKRKKQCVIL, from the exons atgacacaaaaaggtgGTGGGACTGCGAATGGTACCACGAAGAAGGTACAAgaacttaaaattgtgatagTGGGAGATGGAGGCTGCGGAAAAACATCACTTCTGATGGTTTATGCTAAAGGGGACTTTCCAGAG aaatatgcaCCATCAGTGTTCGAAAAATATGTTACCACTATCTCTGTCGGAGGGAAAGAGATAAAGCTCAACCTGTATGACACAGCTG GACAGGATGACTATGACAGACTGAGGCCACTTTCATACCAAGAGGTTGATCTGGTTCTGGTCTGCTTTGATGTGACCAACCCCACCAGCTATGAGAATGTCATGATAAAG TGGCACCCAGAGGTAAAGCACTTCTGTCGGGACACGCCGGTCATCCTGATTGGCTGCAAGACTGACCTCAGGAAAGATAAAGAGTGTGCGAGGAAGCTCAAGGCCTTGGCTCAGGATCCCATCACTTACATACAG GGTGAGGAGACCCGGCAGCAGATGAATGCAGAGCTCTACCTCGAGTGTTCAGCAAAGTATCAAGAGAACGTGGAAGACATTTTCAGGGAGGCCACCAAAAGAACTTTGGccttcaataaaaaacaaaaaaaacacaagaggaagaagcaatgtgtcattttgtga